aaaaataaatggttAGATAATTACAAATGCAGTCATTGGCATTGCATATAAACAGCACGTTACCTCTTTGCTTTTCGTAGCCCGCCTCATTATAGTAGGGCTCATCGACCAGTATGAGTCCCTGTATGGAGACGAGCACCTGGAGCATGGTGCTGCTGGCCGACCACACTTCGCTGTCGCGTCCCGACCATGTGCCCAGTAGCGACACACACACCTTGCCGCCCTCGTACAAGTTTGGATTCAGGCGCTCCGTGCAGTAGCTGATGTAGTGGCATACCGGCGGACTCTTCGGGTAGTCGCGACCAATTTGAAAGTCGAAGAAGAATAGGGCGTTCTGGTAGGGCGTGCGCTTTGGTCCCACCATCATTACTGACATTAGATCCATGCGATCCTCGTAGGCACGTACCACAACTCCGTCAGGTAACGAGCTCATAAGCATATGGTATTCCCGCTGCACAGCTCGCTGATACTGTGCTTTGTTAGCAGGAATCACCTGGTTGCTAATAAAATGATGTGCCGCTGGCGCATTGGGCAGTACTTGGAAACTACTCTCGTTATCGGATGGCGTGTTGGGTATCATTGAACGAGATGGTGACGAGCAGGCCATGGGACTGTCAATGGCCGGCAGCGACTCGGACAGCGCGTTAAGATTCAATGGCTGCTCCATGGCTTCATCCTCCGCCATTTGATCATTGGTAGCACCATCATTGAACGATTCCGTTGCCACGTAGACCACCTCAGCGGCTTCCTCTACTACGCCCACCGCATCGTTCTCGTGCTTGGGATAGCTATTTGACTTGTCCAACGTCTCAGCGACCGCCTTGCGGCAATTGGCCATTTGATCCTTGATCAAATAACAAAAGACTTCGCAAACGTCGGCATCACGATTTGCAACCAATTCAATTTCAAAGTCGTCCATTATATTTATTGTGTGTGGCTTTATGACCAACTTATTTTCGCTGTCTGGATTATTGGACTCATCCGAGGTGATTTCACCGCGCGAGTGGACGCCAGAATCATTctaaatgaaaagcaaatgttGTGTAACTAAGCAACAAATagattttacaaaattttagTACTCTTACCTTTGTACGATTTTCAAACGCTTTTGCAATACTTTCACGTGCGTTGGCGAACATTTCGGTGTACTCGTTGCGATACTTCCTCACCAACGGGGGATCATCTGGTgcctcttcctcctcctcctcctggtcGTCTTGCTCCTCCGTGATCTCATCAGTGCTCTTTTTGCATAGAACTTCATCCATCTCCGTGGATGATTTTCGCTTAGTAGGAGTGGATGATGACTGAACAGACGGTGACATCAAGACTGGGTCCACCTCTATCTGGAGCGTTGATGACACCTTGGGAACGGCGGCCGAAGGCTCTGGGGTTGGTTGCGCAAGCTCATTGGTATCAGAACATACTTCAGAGGTAGCAGGCTTGCAACGCACAATGCCATGAAAGTGGTATTCATCAAAGAAGTTAGTATTCAGCAAACGGTCTAGGGCCCGGCAATTTTTGTACACAGCCAGCAGATCGTTAAGCACTTCCGCTTTGCGATTGGGGTGTAAAACGCGGAAAAGCTTCTCAAGCGATTTCATTGCCCTCGTGGCGCCATCAATGCCCGTTATAATATCATCATCGTTGTCCATTGACGACATGCGGCTGTTTTCCGATTGCGTCTCCCACGAGTCTTCGGATCCATCTGAATCGTATGCATCTTGTACATCATCGTTGTGGTTGATCTCGAACAGATCCTGAGGGTAGCACATTGTGATATGCCCCTTTGCCCACCAAACACGCACTCGACCATCGGGGTAGTTGTCGATCACCTGGCCAGCAGTTGAATTAACATCCTCACCCGTGAAATTGGACACTCGGATCACCATTGTGCCGGGTCGGTACTGGTAGTCGGAGTGATCCTTCAAGTCATAAACGCTCAGCTCCTCCAATTCTTTGAACAAGGGACTACAAAGAGAAAATGAATTAGAGTTCATATTGCTAAAGACGTAAAATACACTCACATTGGATTATCCACATGGGTGTAGATGTTGAACCACATGACCTTGGCTATGCGTTCATCGTGATCCACGCACTGAATGACCCCGTAATCGGTGGCTCCCGTACTGTTGTCATTAGCTTTGGTCACAAAGTCGCCGGGAAAGAATTCATGGTTATCCAAATGATGGATGGGATAGAGTTGAGTGGAGTGAATGCCTGTCTCCACAGTTCCATCCTGCCAGACAACCGTAACCGAGCTGTAAACGACCAGCGTTTCCACCACGATTTCATCGCCATCCTTGGGAGTCGATTCCTTTTTGGTAAAAGGTGTAGAAATTAGCTTTTTGACAGATCgcatttttttctttacgTGTCGCCTCTTCGCAGATCGCATCGTTATTCTGGGAGCCTGGACGCCGGCACCAGCACTAGCACCAGCACCGCCACCGGCTGCAGCTGTGGTAGCAGCGGACGGAGACTGTGAATCCTCAACCACATCCGCTTCTTTTTCAGCAGTCATCGAATGCTCAAGTGGCTGTATGGACTCGTCGAtatcatcctcatcctccgATGTCAACATATCCTCTTTGCTGCGCTTAAACGACTTGCAAGCGTTGTGAGCATGGTCGCTTGCCGGTCGAGGCAGGCGCATACCGCTGAACTTGTTGGCCAGGCGGCGGAACTTTGGTACACTGCGAGCGTTCCCACTGCTGGAAGCAGATGCGTTCAGTTTGCTGGACTTGCGCTCCATCTTTTTCTGGGTGTGATAAATGGGGATGTACTTCTCCGCTGTAATACATggaatgtatatataaattaacgTAAGTGTGGCTGGGGGGATCCTCGCTGCAGTCACGGATTTTATGTTGAGaggaactttcctcttttaactgccagccttgtggtctggcagagtaattaaaacaaatatattttacgacgTTCAGTCGGAGTAATAGGATTGACGAGCAGCcgctctttattaatgtcaaaaacaaactgaaacttaaagctaacaaagactcgcagcggccacgcaaatatgctgtgtttgccggctgcgcacgggtttccggcccaatgctgggtcagcacttttattatatttcgcaCACTGAGCCAACTGTTCTAGTTCGTTGGCTTGTGTTAACTTATATGTAAGGATATTGTTACCTCTTAAGACATTTCCAGTTAATACCATACCTTGTTCCTCTTCCCAGTCGGCGTATTTAACTAATAGATCACATTTTGAATATTTGAGGTAGAATCGATCGTGAATTTGCAGCACGTAGGACTCATAGATGCTAAGGCGCTTGACATTGTTCAGTTCCTCACCCTTGATCGAGGTCCTTGGCTGCTTTAGAGGATCGCAGTCCAAGGCATTTTCGATCTTCGAGATTGCGCGGCAAGTCCAAGCCACATTGACTGCTGTAGTGCGTATGGATTCCACGGTGTACTGGAACAATAAGTTTTGAGACTACAAATCTATAAAGGATTCATATCTTCATACCACAGCACGACCCTTGCGAGTTACGGGAAGAGTAATCTCAGGAGTCAGATTCTTCACACGATCCGGCGGCGGCATGCGACCGACTACAATGTTTCCCGGAAAGTAGACATTGGGATTGAAGACCTCTCGGGCGCATTGGGACACAGCATCCTTAAACTTGTGGAAATCGTTGGAGGTGATCTCCACACGGGCTCCATTGGCAGATCTTgaataaagaataaaaattgaaaatgatgTTTGCCAAGGATATAATGGGTTTAAAAGCATACCTGAGCACAGCGCACTCGTCGACATTGACGGTGGTGCCAATCCAGGTGTCCAGGCAGACGGGCACATCCCTGGTCCATTCGGATATCGGACGCAGTCGCTCAGCGGGCACATTTTTGATTACCATTTTGGAGCCCATTACCATGACATCGGCGCGCACATTGACATCCCGCACGTAGCCCGCCTGGCCAACCAGATCCTTTTGTCCTGGCAGACGCCTTCGCACCACATCGCCGGGCATTAGGGTGCGATCCGCCAGACCAATCTGTGTATATGCCACATGGTTTGGGTGGCGGCGAATCGATGGaacaaattggaaaagaaGCAAACAAACACGTGTCAAAAGAACGTGTAGAGCAAACCCAAAACAGTTGTGGAAACAGTTATTTTTTTGGAGAGAGACCTTGAACGTTACATAACCTCAACATGGAGTTTACTCACCGACTGTTCCGTGTGCACCATCTCCTTGCCATCTGGATAGAAGGCCACACGCACCTCACCCTTGGACAGgccatcgtcatcgtcctcgtcgtcggaTGAATAGGATTCGGTCGTTTCGGTTACCAAGCCGAAATGGACGCGACCACGGCGATCGATGCGGAATACCTCGTCCTCGAAGAAGAACTGGCACTCGTTGTTGCCC
This genomic stretch from Drosophila yakuba strain Tai18E2 chromosome 3R, Prin_Dyak_Tai18E2_2.1, whole genome shotgun sequence harbors:
- the LOC6537915 gene encoding (E3-independent) E2 ubiquitin-conjugating enzyme UBE2O isoform X1, with the protein product MMSNVAGAAAPGGAPGQPQQDFEEGAPRTPTLPNPPSSQEQARTPNQEGRQTTNSHSRRSGGGQVPSKTQGNNECQFFFEDEVFRIDRRGRVHFGLVTETTESYSSDDEDDDDGLSKGEVRVAFYPDGKEMVHTEQSIGLADRTLMPGDVVRRRLPGQKDLVGQAGYVRDVNVRADVMVMGSKMVIKNVPAERLRPISEWTRDVPVCLDTWIGTTVNVDECAVLRSANGARVEITSNDFHKFKDAVSQCAREVFNPNVYFPGNIVVGRMPPPDRVKNLTPEITLPVTRKGRAVYTVESIRTTAVNVAWTCRAISKIENALDCDPLKQPRTSIKGEELNNVKRLSIYESYVLQIHDRFYLKYSKCDLLVKYADWEEEQAEKYIPIYHTQKKMERKSSKLNASASSSGNARSVPKFRRLANKFSGMRLPRPASDHAHNACKSFKRSKEDMLTSEDEDDIDESIQPLEHSMTAEKEADVVEDSQSPSAATTAAAGGGAGASAGAGVQAPRITMRSAKRRHVKKKMRSVKKLISTPFTKKESTPKDGDEIVVETLVVYSSVTVVWQDGTVETGIHSTQLYPIHHLDNHEFFPGDFVTKANDNSTGATDYGVIQCVDHDERIAKVMWFNIYTHVDNPIPLFKELEELSVYDLKDHSDYQYRPGTMVIRVSNFTGEDVNSTAGQVIDNYPDGRVRVWWAKGHITMCYPQDLFEINHNDDVQDAYDSDGSEDSWETQSENSRMSSMDNDDDIITGIDGATRAMKSLEKLFRVLHPNRKAEVLNDLLAVYKNCRALDRLLNTNFFDEYHFHGIVRCKPATSEVCSDTNELAQPTPEPSAAVPKVSSTLQIEVDPVLMSPSVQSSSTPTKRKSSTEMDEVLCKKSTDEITEEQDDQEEEEEEAPDDPPLVRKYRNEYTEMFANARESIAKAFENRTKNDSGVHSRGEITSDESNNPDSENKLVIKPHTINIMDDFEIELVANRDADVCEVFCYLIKDQMANCRKAVAETLDKSNSYPKHENDAVGVVEEAAEVVYVATESFNDGATNDQMAEDEAMEQPLNLNALSESLPAIDSPMACSSPSRSMIPNTPSDNESSFQVLPNAPAAHHFISNQVIPANKAQYQRAVQREYHMLMSSLPDGVVVRAYEDRMDLMSVMMVGPKRTPYQNALFFFDFQIGRDYPKSPPVCHYISYCTERLNPNLYEGGKVCVSLLGTWSGRDSEVWSASSTMLQVLVSIQGLILVDEPYYNEAGYEKQRGTQLGNENSRVYNEMAIIKIAHSTVKQLKNPPLIFRNELIEHFKQFGSELYGRMLAWSEYSLEAQRRRVTSIKDMPAEYKAPCELPEFPLLPCSRGFCIAVKGVLSQLQSELTALGANLVTDERNGIATGIGTAPRAAPEEI
- the LOC6537915 gene encoding (E3-independent) E2 ubiquitin-conjugating enzyme UBE2O isoform X2; protein product: MMSNVAGAAAPGGAPGQPQQDFEEGAPRTPTLPNPPSSQEQARTPNQEGRQTTNSHSRRSGGGQVPSKTQGNNECQFFFEDEVFRIDRRGRVHFGLVTETTESYSSDDEDDDDGLSKGEVRVAFYPDGKEMVHTEQSIGLADRTLMPGDVVRRRLPGQKDLVGQAGYVRDVNVRADVMVMGSKMVIKNVPAERLRPISEWTRDVPVCLDTWIGTTVNVDECAVLRSANGARVEITSNDFHKFKDAVSQCAREVFNPNVYFPGNIVVGRMPPPDRVKNLTPEITLPVTRKGRAVYTVESIRTTAVNVAWTCRAISKIENALDCDPLKQPRTSIKGEELNNVKRLSIYESYVLQIHDRFYLKYSKCDLLVKYADWEEEQAEKYIPIYHTQKKMERKSSKLNASASSSGNARSVPKFRRLANKFSGMRLPRPASDHAHNACKSFKRSKEDMLTSEDEDDIDESIQPLEHSMTAEKEADVVEDSQSPSAATTAAAGGGAGASAGAGVQAPRITMRSAKRRHESTPKDGDEIVVETLVVYSSVTVVWQDGTVETGIHSTQLYPIHHLDNHEFFPGDFVTKANDNSTGATDYGVIQCVDHDERIAKVMWFNIYTHVDNPIPLFKELEELSVYDLKDHSDYQYRPGTMVIRVSNFTGEDVNSTAGQVIDNYPDGRVRVWWAKGHITMCYPQDLFEINHNDDVQDAYDSDGSEDSWETQSENSRMSSMDNDDDIITGIDGATRAMKSLEKLFRVLHPNRKAEVLNDLLAVYKNCRALDRLLNTNFFDEYHFHGIVRCKPATSEVCSDTNELAQPTPEPSAAVPKVSSTLQIEVDPVLMSPSVQSSSTPTKRKSSTEMDEVLCKKSTDEITEEQDDQEEEEEEAPDDPPLVRKYRNEYTEMFANARESIAKAFENRTKNDSGVHSRGEITSDESNNPDSENKLVIKPHTINIMDDFEIELVANRDADVCEVFCYLIKDQMANCRKAVAETLDKSNSYPKHENDAVGVVEEAAEVVYVATESFNDGATNDQMAEDEAMEQPLNLNALSESLPAIDSPMACSSPSRSMIPNTPSDNESSFQVLPNAPAAHHFISNQVIPANKAQYQRAVQREYHMLMSSLPDGVVVRAYEDRMDLMSVMMVGPKRTPYQNALFFFDFQIGRDYPKSPPVCHYISYCTERLNPNLYEGGKVCVSLLGTWSGRDSEVWSASSTMLQVLVSIQGLILVDEPYYNEAGYEKQRGTQLGNENSRVYNEMAIIKIAHSTVKQLKNPPLIFRNELIEHFKQFGSELYGRMLAWSEYSLEAQRRRVTSIKDMPAEYKAPCELPEFPLLPCSRGFCIAVKGVLSQLQSELTALGANLVTDERNGIATGIGTAPRAAPEEI